A single region of the Pristis pectinata isolate sPriPec2 chromosome 23, sPriPec2.1.pri, whole genome shotgun sequence genome encodes:
- the LOC127582216 gene encoding tumor necrosis factor ligand superfamily member 15-like, whose translation MCVFIFFYIDVLKKDINDQVLIKMKNLSFPNFQPAGSGIFTSPIVKAQNPVAHFTALADFQNSSNLLFETSLGHAFSMAGMKWNKTGYLVIPTTGIYFIYAQVTYNCLRDCFSHPHQFYASISKRTQHYPAPEKLLKSYARPLAKADEFLKISTYQAGVFKLDAGDHLYVEVPKNLIKNVSINEYETYFGAFLLQHPPLE comes from the exons GACATAAATGATCAAGTGTTGATCAAGATGAAGAACCTCTCCTTTCCCA actTTCAGCCAGCAGGAAGTGGTATATTTACAAGCCCAATAGTGAAAGCACAGAATCCAGTCGCTCATTTTACTGCCCTTGCAG ATTTCCAGAATTCCTCCAACTTGCTCTTTGAGACTTCACTCGGACATGCCTTCAGCATGGCAGGCATGAAGTGGAATAAAACTGGTTACCTGGTGATTCCCACCACTGGCATCTACTTCATTTATGCCCAGGTGACCTACAACTGTCTGCGTGACTGCTTCAGTCATCCTCACCAGTTTTATGCTTCCATTTCCAAGAGGACCCAACATTATCCAGCCCCAGAGAAGCTGCTGAAGAGTTATGCAAGGCCCCTAGCCAAGGCTGATGAATTTCTGAAGATCTCCACCTACCAGGCTGGGGTTTTCAAACTTGACGCTGGTGACCACCTTTATGTTGAAGTTCCTAAAAATCTCATTAAGAATGTTTCGATCAATGAATATGAAACATATTTTGGGGCATTCCTGCTTCAGCATCCTCCCTTGGAATAA